The DNA window ATCCACGAAGAAGGCAAGCACACGGTGTTGTTTACCGATAGCACAGAAAGCTTACCGAAGATCAATGGCAATATTGCGTATAACTCCTTATCTGGAGGGACAGTGGATGTGCCGTATATTTCTCGCTTGAGCGTGGATACTCGCATGGGCGTCAGCACCACCACACTGGAAGATTACAGCTTTAAAAAACCGACCTATACCTTCCCACAACATGCTGATGGTGTGGAGATGGATTATCAACAGACCCAATATGAGCATTTTGATTTTCCCGGCCGCTTTAAAGACGATGCCACAGGCGAAGCGTTTACCAAAATTCGTACCGAGTATTTGCGCCGCAACGCACGCACGGCTCAGGGTAAGAGTAATCAACCGAAGTTACGCGCTGGTTATCAATTTACTTTAAGTGAGCATCTTAATGACGATGTTAACGGTGACTACTTAGTGGTGGCGATTCGTCATCAAGGTAAGCAGCCTCAGGCCCTAGAGGAAGATGCGGGGGGGGGTGCAACGCTGTATGCGAACCAATTTACACTCGTCCCTGCGGCGGTCACTTGGCAGGCGAAACCCCAGCCGAAACCTCAAGTCGATGGCCCGATGATCGGGGTCGTTGTGGGGCCTGAAGGCGAAGAGATTTTCTGTGACAAGTATGGGCGAGTGAAAGTCCATTTTCCTTGGGATCGCTATTCAAACAGCGATGAGCAAAGCTCATGTTGGGTTCGCGTATCACAAGGATGGGCAGGCAGCCAATATGGCATGATAGCATTGCCACGTATTGGGCACGAAGTGATTGTCACCTTTTTGAATGGTGACCCCGATCAGCCGATTATCACGGGGCGTACCTATCATGCAACCAATACCACGCCGTATCCACTGCCGGACAACAAAACCAAAACCGTGATGCGCACCGCCACTCACCAAGGTGAAGGCTATAACGAGCTGAGTTTTGAAGATCAGGCGGACAGTGAAAAGATATACTTACACGCCCAAAAAGATTACGAAGCGATTGTCAATAACGATCACACTGAGATGATCCATCATGATAAGCACAATACGGTGGATCATGACAGTTTTA is part of the Vibrio zhugei genome and encodes:
- a CDS encoding type VI secretion system tip protein VgrG; this translates as MATLGFKLQVEGLEDDALLVHSFEGLESLSDDGVQGDACIGFRYALELASRQSTFTPEQLIDKTAELTFYRNNELVQRVHGIVRHFAQKDIGHHFSYYSLTLVPALECLSLRQNSRIFQLKTVPEILSIILQEMGINDYAFSVKRTCAQREFCVQYRETDLAFLHRLAAEEGLIYSFIHEEGKHTVLFTDSTESLPKINGNIAYNSLSGGTVDVPYISRLSVDTRMGVSTTTLEDYSFKKPTYTFPQHADGVEMDYQQTQYEHFDFPGRFKDDATGEAFTKIRTEYLRRNARTAQGKSNQPKLRAGYQFTLSEHLNDDVNGDYLVVAIRHQGKQPQALEEDAGGGATLYANQFTLVPAAVTWQAKPQPKPQVDGPMIGVVVGPEGEEIFCDKYGRVKVHFPWDRYSNSDEQSSCWVRVSQGWAGSQYGMIALPRIGHEVIVTFLNGDPDQPIITGRTYHATNTTPYPLPDNKTKTVMRTATHQGEGYNELSFEDQADSEKIYLHAQKDYEAIVNNDHTEMIHHDKHNTVDHDSFTKIGKNQHTTIMGENRSSVNKDCFEEVGTITGAEAQNQYKVGNLLAVDAGQEISLKAGAKLVVEAGAELTLTTGGSFVKIDSAGVALSGPTVTLNAGGSASSGSAYAGKRAIQPGKVDAPPADPKPILTPAQVATMKSAAPFCEECEKCKEGACSA